The following coding sequences are from one Eleginops maclovinus isolate JMC-PN-2008 ecotype Puerto Natales chromosome 11, JC_Emac_rtc_rv5, whole genome shotgun sequence window:
- the lig3 gene encoding DNA ligase 3 — MQRPLLLLSQKTVSAGFQPLGTFVRCQHLWKGRRSVSVPSCFKQIPPSVHAITFSRQIHNLSLVSSVLHKDPPRLSYQQFFCDQPDMADQRFIVEYAKRGTAGCKKCKEKIMKGIVRIGKVVPNPFSESAGDMKEWYHSKCIFEKLERARATTKKIEDITDLEGWEELQDEDKELINKHVSDLMAKVNASPKKKVQAKLNTSGQTMTPPADPTLNAPRKFSGFTATKAGSSSSPGPSSSPSSSSPSQGSALSSQLCDRNHKDCLFREFRKLCAMVAEHNSYNTKTQIIEKFLRKGSAGDKFHGDLYLTVKLLLPGVVKSVYNLNDKQIVKLFSRIFKCNQDDMVRDLEQGDVSETVRMFFEESKSFPAAAKSLLTIQEVDASLTRLALLTKEDEQQTELEEISKKCTSNDLKCIIRLIKHDLKMNSGAKHVLDAVDPNAYDAFKASRNLGDVIERVLRNQQEATNGSGPRKLLTVEASLMTPVQPMLAEACKSIEYAMKKCPNGMYSEIKYDGERVQVHKNGDSFNYFSRSLKPVLPHKVAHFKEFIPQAFVGGDSMILDAEVLLIDTNTSKPLPFGTLGVHKKQAFQDAKVCLFVFDCIYFNGVSLMERPLCERRKFLHDNMVEVPNRILFSEMKHVTRAGDLADMITRVIREGLEGLVLKDLKGMYEPGKRHWLKVKKDYLNEGAMADTADLVVLGAFYGKGSNGGIMSSFLMGCYDPHSKKWCTVTKCSGGYDDAMLARLQKQLDMIKISKEPSKIPGWIKVIKNYYPDFIIRDPQKAPVWEITGAEFSKSEMHTADGISIRFPRMTRVRDDKDWKTATNLDQLRELFRISKENSDFKVTAGPSANDGKGSSGGDSGGSSPSSSSHAGPPPKKTNARTPKPKVIKSEPRTPGYDAPSAKKVKVEKIEKTVKTESVHSNGKTQTKPTSQILQPRNDKTLLDIFSGVKLFLPSSVQDFDKLKRYFVAYDGDLVADFEVSMATHTLTEPDEDSSAQKVTTSWIWECIRKRRVVPPC; from the exons ATGCAGAGACCGCTCCTTTTACTATCTCAAAAGACAGTCTCTGCAGGCTTTCAGCCGCTTGGCACATTTGTCAGGTGTCAGCACCTCTGGAAAGGGCGTAGAAGCGTTTCTGTCCCTTCATGCTTTAAACAAATACCCCCCTCTGTTCATGCAATAACATTTTCCCGGCAAATCCATAACTTGTCCTTAGTTTCCAGCGTCCTCCATAAAGATCCCCCCAGGCTTTCTTACCAACAGTTTTTCTGCGACCAGCCCGACATGGCTGATCAGAGGTTCATCGTGGAGTACGCCAAACGTGGCACTGCAGGATGTAAAAAGTGCAAGGAGAAAATCATGAAGGGGATAGTGCGCATAGGGAAGGTTGTGCCGAACCCTTTCAGCGAGTCTGCAGGAGACATGAAGGAGTGGTATCACAGCAAGTGTATCTTTGAGAAGCTGGAGAGAGCCAGAGCCACCACCAAGAAGATCGAGGACATCACAGACCTGGAGGGctgggaggagctgcaggacgAGGACAAGGAGCTCATTAACAAACACGTCTcag ACCTGATGGCCAAAGTCAATGCGAGTCCGAAAAAGAAGGTTCAGGCGAAGCTGAACACGTCGGGCCAGACGATGACTCCTCCTGCCGACCCGACGCTGAACGCTCCACGCAAGTTCTCAGGCTTCACCG CTACGAAGGCTGGCAGCTCCAGCAGCCCGGgtccttcctcttctccctcctcttcctcgcccAGTCAAGGCAGCGCTCTGTCCAGTCAGCTGTGCGACCGCAACCACAAGGACTGTCTCTTCCGAGAGTTCAGGAAGCTGTGTGCGATGGTGGCAGAACACAACAGCTACAACACCAAGACGCAGATCATCGAAAAGTTCCTCAGGAAGGGCTCAGCCGGGG ATAAGTTCCACGGAGATCTTTACCTGACGGTGAAGCTGCTTCTGCCGGGCGTCGTGAAAAGTGTCTACAACCTGAACGACAAGCAGATCGTTAAACTGTTCAGCCGCATATTCAAGTGCAACCAGGACGACATGGTGCGCGATCTGGAGCAG GGCGATGTGTCTGAGACGGTGCGGATGTTCTTCGAGGAGAGTAAATCATTTCCTGCGGCTGCCAAGAGCCTCCTGACCATACAGGAAGTGGACGCCTCGCTGACCCGCCTCGCCCTGCTCACCAAGGAGGACGAGCAGCAGACTGAGCTGGAGGAAATCTCCAAAAA ATGCACCAGTAATGACCTGAAATGCATCATTCGCCTTATAAAACACGACTTAAAGATGAATTCCGGAGCAAAACATGT CCTGGACGCTGTGGATCCAAATGCTTACGATGCCTTCAAGGCCTCTCGTAATCTGGGAGACGTGATTGAGCGTGTGTTAAGGAACCAGCAGGAGGCGACTAACGGCTCCGGACCCCGGAAACTGCTCACTGTGGAGGCCTCTCTCATGACCCCTGTGCAGCCCATGCTG GCGGAGGCATGTAAATCCATCGAGTACGCCATGAAGAAATGTCCCAACGGGATGTACTCAGAGATCAAATATGACGGAGAACGCGTGCAGGTCCACAAGAACGGAGACAGCTTCAACTACTTCAGCCGCAGCCTCAAGCCAGTGCTACCACACAAA gtggcTCATTTCAAGGAGTTCATCCCTCAGGCGTTCGTTGGAGGCGACAGCATGATCTTAGACGCTGAAGTGCTTCTGATCGACACCAACACCAGTAAACCTCTGCCCTTCGGCACCCTTGGAGTTCACAAGAAACAGGCCTTTCAAGATGCCAAAGTGTGCCTTTTTGTCTTTGACTGCATCTACTTCAACGGCGTGAGCCTCATGGAGAG GCCTCTGTGTGAGCGCAGGAAGTTCCTTCACGACAACATGGTGGAGGTTCCCAACCGGATCCTGTTCTCAGAGATGAAGCACGTCACT agggcGGGAGATCTGGCAGACATGATCACTCGAGTCATCAGAGAGGGACTGGAGGGCCTGGTGCTCAAAGACCTGAAG ggcatGTATGAACCGGGGAAGCGTCACTGGCTGAAGGTGAAGAAGGACTACCTGAACGAAGGAGCGATGGCCGACACCGCGGACCTGGTGGTGCTGGGAGCTTTCTACGGGAAGGGATCAAACG GGGGCATCATGTCCAGTTTCCTGATGGGCTGCTACGACCCTCACTCGAAGAAGTGGTGCACCGTCACCAAGTGCTCCGGCGGCTACGACGACGCCATGCTGGCTCGACTCCAGAAGCAGCTGGACATGATCAAAATCAGCAAG gAACCCAGCAAAATCCCAGGCTGGATAAAAGTCATCAAGAACTATTATCCAGATTTCATTATTCGGGATCCTCAG AAAGCTCCAGTCTGGGAGATCACAGGCGCAGAGTTTTCCAAATCAGAAATGCACACGGCTGACGGCATCTCCATCCGATTCCCCCGCATGACACGCGTCCGAGATGACAAGGACTGGAAGACCGCGACCAACTTAGATCAGCTCAGG GAGCTCTTCCGCATATCGAAGGAGAACAGTGACTTTAAAGTGACGGCCGGACCCTCCGCTAACGACGGGAAGGGATCCTCAGGAGGAGACAGCGGAGGAagctccccttcctcctcctcacatgCAGGCCCTCCACCCAAGAAGACCA ACGCCAGAACACCCAAACCAAAGGTGATCAAATCTGAGCCTCGCACTCCGGGATATGACGCTCCCAGTGCCAAGAAG GTGAAGGTTGAGAAAATTGAAAAGACCGTGAAGACTGAGAGCGTTCACAGTAATGGGAAAACACAAACGAAGCCAACTTCCCAAATCCTGCAGCCGAGGAACGACAAG ACGCTGCTGGACATCTTCAGCGGGGTGAAGCTCTTCCTGCCCTCCTCCGTGCAGGACTTTGACAAACTGAAGCGCTACTTCGTGGCGTATGACGGAGACCTCGTGGCAGACTTCGAGGTTTCGATGGCAACACACACGCTGACCGAACCCGACGAGGACAGCTCGGCACAGAA